Below is a window of Micromonas commoda chromosome 14, complete sequence DNA.
CACTCGCTCACATCCAGcgactcgagctcgacgcacgcggcgagggcgttgaagccgtcgggggtgagcgccgcgcaccCGGACAGGTTGATGGAGGACAGGTTCGGCGCGGAGGTTGCGAGAACCGCGAGCCAGTCGTCGGTCAAGCCCGGGTACGACCGAAGGTTGGCCTCCGTCAGGTGGCACCCGATGAAATCGCCAGTCACCCGCGCGGTCAGCCGGCGCGTTTGGACCAGGTCCTCGAAGACCCGCTGGCTGAGGTCCGACGGGAGGACGCTCAGGTCGACGCGTGatacgtcgccctcgtcgtcggtgtcgatGTTCTCGATGTCGCCTTCGTCctcatcgcgctcgtgccAACCCTCCAGGCTCTGTGCCACGCATCGCACCGAGCAGGCGAGCAGGGTGTCGGGCGGGGGCAGCAGCGAGTCCAAAAACTCGGGCGATGTCGACGGGTCCCTCACCCGCTTGACCGCGGGGGTCCTgggccgcggccgacgcaGCGCCCGGTTCGGACGGTCGCTATTGTTGTTGTCGTTGTTCCTATTGTTCCTGGAGCACACGGCACCCTGCGGGGACGAGAAGGGCGTGAGATGGGGGGGAGGTGGGGTCAGCAGGAGCGGTTTCGTGGGGGAGCGAGCCCTCCTTCGCGACCGAAAAACACGCTCTAACAATGTCGAAAATGACGACCCCTTCGGCGGGAGGGCTCGTGCGCACCATCTCTCTCCGCCGCTTCGAACGCTCGCGTCAGGCGCGGTTTGACATCGTCCTCAGCCTCTCCGTCGGCTTGACGCGTCCCCTCGGCTCGTCTCCCGGCCGCACGCTCGGTTCAGTGGCGGCCGTCCCGGGGGGCTGCAACGAGAAAGCTAAAAAGCTGACTTGGATTTCGCGCGAGTCGCTCAGCCATCCGCGGATCCGCTTTCGCGGTTCAAACTGCCGGACCGGTGAGACTGACCGACAGCTGTGAGCGAGGGTCGTGTTCCTCATCCGAGGCGATGCCGGGCCAGATCTCATCGGTCCCTTCGAAGTTGAACCAGCCAGGGcacctcgcctcgccgccgcgccagaGAGGACCCGAGCGGTGGCGCCGCAACTACGCGGCCGAAGATCGGAGCGTTCGGCCACATGAACAAGCTGAACCGGGCACAGAAGGACAAGGTCCGTCggttcgccgcggtcgcggacgcggacgaggaggtggcgctcAAGATCCTGAAAGATGCGCGGTGGGACCTGGAGGTTGGCTTGGAGATGTTCTTCACCTCCCCGGTGGGCTCTCTTGGTGGGTCGACGAACCCCGAGCAGGTCGAGGCGACGTACGCTACTTACCGCGcggatgacgatgacgaggaaATGGTGGGCGCTGAGGGCATCGAGCGTTTCTGCGAGGACATAggcatcgacgcgatggacccgGTGATCTTGGTCGTGTCCCTCAAGATGGGCGCGCAGACCATGGGCAAGTACACCAAGGAGGAGTTCACCTCCGGCCTGAGGCGGATGGgcgcggacaccgccgcgaagatcAAGTCAAAGATCCCAGAGCTCAGAAAGGAGCTGGAGGATGAGAGGGGATTCAAGGACGTGTACGAGTTCTCGTTCGGTTTCGCCAAGGAGCCCAACCAAAAGAGCCTGCCCCTCGAGATTGCGTGCGCGATGTGGAAGGTGCTGTTGACGGGGAAGtgggcgctggtggacgagtGGTGCGAGTTCCTGGAGAAGGACCACGGCAAACCCATAACGCACGACACATGGAGCCAGGCGCTGGAGTTCTCCAGGCAGATCGGACCCGACCTGGAGGGGTACGATCCGGCTGGCGCGTGGCCGTACCTCATCGACGAGTTTGTGGAGCACAAGATGGCTGCTGCCGCACAAGAGGGGGGCGAGAACGGCGGGGACTGACGCCTCGAACGGCGGGGACTGACGCTTcgagacgcacgcgcgcgcgatgttgGATCACATAAATACAGGCCGTCACTCAAAATCACGCCCTCTTCGTTGGCggagtccctcgccgccgccgccgccgccgcccccgtttGTAGtcgtctcgccgccctccgagTCGGCGCTGAGCCTGGACGGGGTGGGACCCGCGGAgacggcctcgtcgtccgagctGGTGGTGAGACCCATCCCGTCGAAGAAGGGATCCAGCCGCTGCttgccgtccgcggcgctcgccctgCGAACAACCTCACCGGCGAAGCTGGTGGGCACCCGCACGAccccggcggctgcggctgcggcaaAGACGAGCaaagcggcggcgcacaGGTACCCCCACGTGACCAGCACCATCACCGCGAAGGAACTCGCCGGGTAGTGGTACAGGAACCTGGTGAGCGCTGACATGTCCATCCTCAGATCCGCGTGCGCCCTCCACATCTGCGGCACCGCGTtcggcccgccgcccgcgcgaggcacgACCGTCACCCTCACCCCCGCAAACGGCCGCGTGAGCCGCTCGCCAACCCCCTCGAACATGGGCAGCGTCACCGTCCTCACCTCCTCGACCAGACCCAAGGCGTGGAGCGGCCACGACACGAGCAGCCTCAGCAGCCTCACCTCCGTGCCCGTGTGCGCCAGCATCGCCGGCCTCGTGGCGTTCGCGATCAcctccccccgcgcggtgAGCAGCTCGGCTCTCACCTGGAacacccccgcgtcgacgttgtGCCTCGTCTCCGGGAGCGTCAGCGACACGGACACGTCGAACCTCTGCCCAGGGGTGAGCACCCTTGAGGATGTCAGCGCCGCATCGGTGATGAGCTTGGGGTTGTCGtacagcgccagcgccttggTCTCCTTGGCGCCCAGGAAGGAGCTcacggcggtgggcgcggcggggacgtaATCAAACACCAGCTCCTGCCTCGTGGACGCCGGGGTGGTGGGCACGACCAGGATCCTGAACaccacgacgagcgcgagggagaggaAGAGGAGCAGGATGGACACGGAGATGGCCACCGCGGTcatgatcgccgcggtggtggccAATGCGAGAAGCTGAGAAGAGAGGGTAAGATGCGCGTGTGGTTCGGTCAGCGTCTGCGGGGAGGCGGAGGGACCGTCGGTTCGAGGAATAAAttgccgcgcgcgagcggacgGTGCGTTGTCGAGGGGCTCACCTTCTCGCGGACGATCTCCCACTGGCCCTCCATCACCGCGGTGAATAGGGACGGATCGGGAGTgaccgacccgccgcgatACGTGCGATTCATGGCGAACCCCCACGCGCGCCTCGCAGCAATGCCGTGGCTTCAGATTGTGGCCCGGATTGCTCAAGGCTTGCCACCTCAGCTGCACGCTTCGAATTTCGGAGTCGCCTGCGGAAATCTGACTGAAAAGGCACAAACTCGAAATAACAAAATGAACAGTTGGTGGTTAACATCGTATGGTTTACAGTCAGAAGAACGACATCAAAAAATGAAatcgaacgacgcgccgtGATGGTCGACAAAGCGGCGGGGAGATCCGTCCTCTCACGCACTTAGCAGGGGGCttcatcgtcctcgacgcgtgcggcgacgcggtgagaTAGCTAgagagctcggcgtcggatgGGTGTCGATCCGGCGGTTGGAGTTTgggacccgcgccgggaACCAGTgatggcgcgcgacgacgtgttGCCGAcccacgtcggcgcggggggcgctcCCGTGAGCGCCTGGTCTTCGAGGCCCAACTCCACGCCGTCTCGATCTGCGGGTGGATTCATcaaccccgtcgcgtccacgtcatCACACTTCGCACCCCCATcgctcgaggtgcgcgcaGTCCCGCGAAGGCCCGTGACGAAGCCCCGCACGCTCGTTAACAAAACCTAACCGATCTCGATCCGTCGTCCCATCGATCGAGCTGACCTCCTTCCTCTCCACCCACGTCCGCAGGGACTGTCGATATCTGACGATGCATCCAGCGCAACGCACGGAGTGgacacgcgcgtcgccgccacgtgCTCGGCGTTCCCGAGGACCAAGGCGCTCGCTAACGCGGGCAGTCTGCCGCTGGGCGCGCTGGTGTCTCCCtttgcccccgccgcggttggCGCCCCGGCGGAGGAACCGGCGCTGCGCAGGGacccggcgaggtgcgcgcggtgcgcggcgtTCGTGTCCCCGTTCTGCGCGGTGGACACCGCCAACGGCATGTGGAGGTGCTGCTTCTGCGGTTGCGATAACTCCGACGCGATGTTCGCGGTtggcgcccccggcgcggcggctggctTTCCGGAGCTGACGCGTGTCGACGTCGAGTACctcacggacgcggcggcggcggcgttcgtggGAATTGGCGGTGACCTGCGTCCCCTCGTGGGAACCGGGCTCCTTGACGTGAGTCCCCTCGggagcgcctcgggcgcgggttccgcctcgacgccgcccgcggtggtgttTGTGGTTGACGAgtcgatggacgacgacgagagcgcgTCGTTGCGCCGGTCGCTGCTCCGGTGCGTTCGGGGCTCGGATCCCTCGACGCGAGTGGGATTTTTgacgtacgccgccgccgtcgccgcgtacgaccTCTCGGTCAACacgggggtggcggcggcggaggtgctccCGGGAAGtaggtcgccgacgcccgaggacgtcgaggacctGGTCGGGGATGGTCGAATGTACGTCGCGCCGCTGAGCGAATGCGCCGACGCaatcgacgccatcgtctcCTCGCTTCgacccgcgagcggcggcgggagcgtgaGGAGGCGACCGAGGTGCCTCGGACCGGCGCTGGagaccgccgtcgcgctgctGAGGCACGGTacgacgggcggcggtggcggcacagctggcggtaGGGTGGTTGTGTGCGCGAGCGGACCGGCGACCCGTGGGCCgggtggcgtcgccgcggatgaggaCTCGGAACTCTTCGACTTtgaggagaaggcggcgaaggagtaCGTGGACGAGCTGTCCATCACGGTGAGTGACGACCGAATTCCCCTCCCTGtttcgtcgcgcccgcccttTTCGGGGTCCAGGATCACGCGGAGGTCCGCTGATGTCCGTATAGCTTAATCTTTGCTGACTATCCTCGTGAAGACAACAATGACAACACGACTGAGGACACCTCCTGACTGGACACACGCGTGGATGTTTTCCCTGGGACGCCATGTATGATCGCATCGCTGACCACTTTTTCCTTTCATTCGCAGATCGCTAAGCTTGGGGTGTCGGTCGACATACTGGTTGGGGGTAGAGAGGCTGTGGGGGCGCTGAAATTAGCGCCCCTTGCCGATGCCACCGGCGGtgtcatcctcctcctcgaggactTTGGCGAATCGTTCTTCGAGaacttgagcgcggcggtgcgacgaCCCGCGAGTAACGGCGCCATCTTCACCGTCCGTGCTTCCGCGGGCATCGGCTGCGCCCGGGTGATTGGCGCTGTGGAGGCATTGTcgaaagcggcggcgacgttggcgaCTGCGCCGTCTCTCCCGGCAAGTGACTCAGCTTCGACCGCCAAGGAAGCCGCGGATGCCTTCCGCCTGAAGAGCAGGGATATCTCGCAGGTGCGTCGTCCCAACTGTCGACCCAATCGAGTCCGCTCCGTTTCGACCCCTTGCCAAGAGCCCGGCACGCTCATGTGCGCGCATGGGCTTCGTGTGGGTCGTACACTCGACCTCGATGCATAACCAGCCTGCCGCCTCGCTTTTTCTCGGAGGTTTCGGGCCAAATTGCGTCGATACATCCCGACACCGCTTTTGCCCGCGAGGCGTGGATACCAGCTCACTGCCCCAGATTGCAACGGGCTTCGAGTTAAACTTCCGCGCAACATCAAAGCTGCGTTTTACAGAAAGCCGTGTGTGGTCCTCTCTGTTAGCTCACGGTTTCATGAAAAACGCCACATCCGAAACGACACGGCCGATTTTAACCTCGACTAGGACAATCAACAAAACGTCCGGCACTGACATTCGCCTATCCACCAAACATCGCAGAGCGTCGCAGTGTTCCTGGAgtacgccggggacgtcgaggcgagtCACGTTCACGTTCAGTTTGTGGCTTGGTTTCCATCACCCGAGGGtggccgcgtcgctcggtgCATGACCAGGCGGATCCCAGTGGCTCCATCCATGCCGGCTTATCTGCGCGGGGTCGATAGCTCGGtagccgccgtcctcgccgcgaagaagacTGCGCTGGACGCCCAGTCTGACGCCGTTGGACCGAAGGAGGCTTGCAAGCGGGTGGAGGCGAGGGTGCTCGATGTGGCGGATGtcttcgcgcgacgcgacgccgacggcggttCGCTTCACGATCCGTTCCCGCGTGAGCTCGGGGACTTCGCCGAGGCCATGTACCACCTGCTCAGGGGTCCCATGCTCGGCACGTTGGCGGGTCACGAGGACGAGCGAGCGGCGATGAGGCAGCTTTtccttggcgccggcgaggcgttGGCGCGGAGCATGCTGGTTCCCCGGCTGTATGtctggcgcggcggggacgtttTCGAGAAGATCCCGCCGGCGGACCTCGCCCTCAGGagcgtggacgcgctcgtgctcgacCACGGCACGGATGTTTTCGTGTGGGTCGGTCACGGCGtgtccgcggacgaggagaggttggcggcggcgcggggagccgcggcggggcacgcggcgacagtcgcggcgggaaggttcccggtgccgagggtgagGATGTTCAGGGAGGGCAGCTCGCAGGCGAGGTACATGGTGTCGCGACTCATGCCGCTACATCGCGATGCGCCCCACGAGCAGGACGCGATGTTTCCCCCCGTGCGTTCCCTGTCCCCCAACGAGCGGAAAGCGCTGATGGAGTCGTTCCTGCCGACGGATGATTTTTCTTTTTTCGGGTGGATGAGGCAACTCGGCCTCGCGGCTCCCCTGGACGGGTCTTCAGTGAAACTGAGGATGATGAGCGGCGATGAcacctcgacgaccgcgtctAGTCTTATTTTGTAGTTTTGTAGTGCTGTAAGAGCAATAGCAAGGCCTTCCGGGCCATCTCTGAAAATGGTGCCGGGTCCGTCACGAAAAGTACACAACGACAACAGAAGTGACCAGCTGTGAAGAAGAGGGGGTCCTACTTGGGTCTTCGGGCGGGTCTCTTCGCGGCACTCACAGACAGCCGCGATGTCGCAACCGCTCTCTCCGCGGGTCATCCACGATGCGCTCACgcccgcgcagctcgcctctctgcgcgtcggcggcgcgggatgggagggacgcgtcgagggcgtacCCGCCGCTTTCCGCCTCGGGCTTGTGGTCGGGGGGCTTGGCTCGGGCAAAagctccctcgcccgcgtcgctcaaCGAGCGTTCGGGGTCAAGCCTCAGCCGACGGATCCCCTCCAGTGGCCCCCCGACAGGGCGGTCGTCAGCTGCATCGGCGCCAgtcccgacgcgtccgtcgcggcgctgcagtCGTGCGGCCTCTCCGCGGTCCCCGCGCTCCTCAGGCCCTTCGCTGCGCTCTCGGGGGGCGAGCGAACAaaggccgagctcgcgctcagGGTCCACGCGCACCAAACCGTCTTCGACGACTTCGGCGCGACATTatcgagggacgccgcgtcgtccgccgcggccggcgtTGCCAAGCTCCTCGTCAAGTCCGACGTGGTCAAGCGAGGGCTACGAAGGCTGTTCTTCACGGTTTTCCCGGAGGTCGGGGgtcacctcggcgcggactgGGTGTTGTGCCTCGAGACCAACACCCTCGTCATACGTCACGGCGCCGGACCCACGCTCGGCCCGGAGATCGTCATCGACGACTCGGACGTCGACATCACCGCCGCACCGCCCGGGCGTCAGTCCTCGACCGAcgtcaaggagctcaagacGTCGGTAATAAAGGTCGACGACTGGGTGAAAAAAGCgtccgaggcgctcgccgttcCTTTTGACGGTAACAGCGTCACGTCCGTCCACCGTCTCCCCTGGTCCGTCATCGAGCGCGTCAAGTACCCGCCGGCGGACGACTCGAggaacgacgcgaaggagggAGAGACGCCGCTGCGGATCCTGCTCGTCAGCGGCCGAAGCGGGTCCGGCAAGACGATGGCGTGCGCAGACGCTTTCGGTCCCCGCGAAGATTGGGCAAAAGGCGGGTTCATCGAGTCCAtcgacgttcgcgtcgcgaggttcctggcgctcggcctcgacgagTTCGTCAGATGCGGACAACACGGACGCACGgtgacacagctgtgcgaggCGGATCCGAGTCAGATGTCCACCTCCGAGGCGTACCTGGTGTCCCTCGCGGACTCCATCGggaccggcgccgtcctcgatgAGTTCCTCACGTCTCtgcccccggcgacgcgcgccgtggTGGCGAGGCGCGTGGGCGCGTACGTCAGACGCGAGCGCATCCGGGGTTTGGTGCTGCTGAGCTGCCacggcgaggagatcgcgcgTGAACTTCAGCCGGACGTCATGTTCTCCGCGGAGACCGGCGTggaggtcgacgtcgactcCGTCGACCCGGTTCTGACCCAATCGGACACCGCCACGTGGTCCCCCGAGGACCTCATTCGCCGCCCCACGATCCGCCTTACCCGCCGTAAGATCGCGGGTGGTGACAAAGGCGTCAAGGTTGACGTCAAGAAGGCCTGGTGGGCGGAGTTCTCGGCGAACCActacctcggcggcgggggcttcAACGCCAACTGCCAGGCGTGGGTGTTTTTCCtgggcgaccgcgccgtcgccttcgaTTCGACCATTCCCCAGCCCGGGAGGAGCGTCCAGAGCATTCGGCAGCACAGGCTCGTGGTCATGCCCGACTTTCAGGGCTTGGGCATCGgctccgcggtgacgcgatacgacgcggcgaagattatcaccacccgccgccccaAAACCGACGTCTACGATGACCCCTTCACGCAACGGTACCACAGTTCCACCTATCACACCAAGCTGGGCAAgtcgagggacgcgtcgcctcTGTGGCGCGGCACGAACCTGAACGGCACGCCCAAAAATATGGCCGATACGAGCAAATCCATCACCTCCGGCTTGAACGAATTTCATAAGGCGAAGGGCAAAGCGCTTGCCCCCATCGACAGGCAGAAGTCGTCAAACGCCGTGAAGGAGCGCAAGGCTATCGTGTACTCCCACGAGTACGTcgggaccgccgccgagcgccagcTGTTCCTGGAGGGGTGTGGCGAGACCTGCAAGGAGCAGAGCGAGAAGGAGAACGCGGCGTTTCTGTCCAATCGGAAGATCAAgggtggcgccgccccggcgccgaccccgGCTAAGCGGCAGATGACACTCGGATTTGCCGTTGCGAAGAAGAAGATCCGGGAGTGAACGCGTCGAGTACGAACAACACGGCTCACAAACGAACGTACGGAGGTACGACATGACTACGATacagctagctagctagcacACAGAGGGATCCCGTCCCTTAGCGTTGACGACGAAACGAATACCTTTACTCACACGTTCAAGCCGTGAACTCTTTGATTGCGTCGCACACAGCCTTGGCCGcagcctcgcccgcggtgctCTCGTCGACCACGCTCCAGGTGCTGAGTTTGCCCTTGACGCCAGTCACCGGCTGcttgagcgcgacgacgtgcttGATTCGGTGCACCCTCGGCCCGTGCGCCcagcccccgtcgccccacCCACCAtggcagcgccgcgccgccgccgcgctgaccACCTTGGTGTTCTCGCCGATGCATATGGCTCCGACGATGGAGCCGCGACTCggaaggcgcgcgccgatgccgGGCGGGATCGGCGGGTTGGCGCCCTCGGACGCGCGCCAGTGCTTGCGCCACGAGTtttcctccgcctccgtcggctGGCCGTAGCCGAGGTGCAGGGCGTACCAGCCTGGCGCGATCTGCCACGAGCGGTTCTCGCATcgcttggcgccggcgagtaTGGCGGCGACCAGGAGCTCTCCTTTGAGGGTCAGCGCGGTGAGTTCATTCGAtttcggcgccgccggggtgggcggcgagctcggtaGGACCCGGCGAGGGTCCGGCGGCCTCAGCGGGAGCGCGTGAGCGatcggcctcggcgatgcGTTTGTGCGCGGTTGACTTTGACCCGGCGACCGGGGCTTCTTGCAGATCGACGGGATCAGCCAGCTGTCCAGCGGCCCTCGCGAGGGTGTCTCCGTCCTACTATTACCGTTGGCGGTCATGCCGTCGACTCCGATACTCCTGGTGGTTTCGtggcgcggtgacgcgcgcgtggtgaTTTGTCACCGCTTCCGAGGATTCCGTGCGTTTCATGAGACTGACGGACGAAAAATCACAGCTTTTGTTGACCACAGCGTTGCGATTCACTTGTCACGACAAACATTCGCTTCCTCGACTGTGATATTCGCCGCAACGTGAGCACAaacaccaccgcgtcgcgatgcgTCCCACGAGCAGGACGCGATGTTTCCCCCCGTGCGTCCCCTGGCCCCCAACGAGTGGAAAGCGCTGTGGAGTCGGGTCATCTTTGAAAAATATCAATATCAAAAAAGTCGCGTCCCTTGGCCCCTTGCGAAGATCTTTTCTGCCGCGTGGCAGTCGTTTTGGCGCCATTCGAAATCGCGAGGCGGCCTCGGTTTCCCAAAGGCGCCGGGAAAAAacacgtcaccgcgtcgggcgagTCAGTATCGCTTCGCGGGGCACCGGCACGCGACTAAACTTCTCGAGCGTCTCCGTCGTTGCATCGCTCGGAACTCGGTACCGCCGAGATCAGGAGTCTTCACCGCGGTTCGAACGCACTCCCAGAGGCCCGTCCCTCGGTGTCCGGGAAAAAAACCAAAAATGTCTTCCGCCTTGACCGCTTCCGTGGGCCTGGACAGTCGCTCGGTCGCGCCTCGTGCTCGAGTCGGCGACGAATTTCGCGTCgtgcgctcctcgcggtgtAAACCCGCGCATAAAGCCGGCGCGAATCTGCGCGCGCAGTCTATCCTGGCGAGAGCCAAAAAGTCCAACGATGTTGGCTGCGCGCCCCCCTCGGGCCCGTCCGGCGAGAAGACCGGAGAGGAGCGCGAAGAGAACGAGTCGACGCCCCTTTCTCTTCTCTCGCAGTCGGTTGCGGGGCTTTCTGCGCTCACGGTGACCCTCTCCGCGCTCTCTGGTGACTTTGTGCCTCCCGCACTGGCCACCGAGGCGACGGCTCCTGCAGTCATTCAAAAGCAGTTCAAGACTGGCGTGGGGCCAaccacgccgcccgcgcagATATCGCAACGTAAactcaccgccgaggagaaggcgacgATTGATCTGTTCAACTCAAACACACCTTCGGTCGTGTATATCACCAACATGCAGCAAAAGAGGGACGTGTTCACCCTCAACGCCGTCGAGGCTCCAACGGGGGCAGGGTCCGGCATCGTTTGGGACGGTGACGGGCACGTAGTGACCAACTTCCACGTCATCAACGGAGCCAACGAGCTCAGGGTGACCACCCAGGATCAGGACGTGTATCCCGCCAAGGTGATTggcttcgacgaggacaaaGACATCGCCGTGCTCAAGATTGACTACGCTAATAAGCTCCCTGGCAAGGACGGCACGATTAAAACCTCGAGCCACGACCCAACCCTTCGCCCGCTTCCCATTGGGACGAGCTCCGACCTGCTGGTGGGACAACGCGTGTACGCCATCGGCAACCCGTTCGGACTGGACCATACCCTCACGACCGGGGTCATCAGCGGCCTCGGGCGTGAGATTCAGTCGGGGAATACCGGTCGGCCCATCGATGGCATCATCCagaccgacgccgccatcaaCCCAGGGAACAGCGGCGGCCCTCTGCTGGACAGCTCCGGCAGGCTCATCGGCATCAACACCGCAATCTACTCCACCTCTgggtcctcctccggcgtcgggttcgcgctccccgcggaCATGGTGACGGGCATCGTCGAGCAGATCATCACTACCGGCAGGGTGACCAGACCAATTATGGGAATCACCTTTGCGCCGGACCAGGCTGTTGAGCAgctcgggcttggcggcgtGCTTGTTCTCGACGCGAGGGAAGGTGGACCAGCGTGGAGGGCTGGCGTCAAGGCGACGTCCAGGGACTCCGCGGGCCGTCTCATCCTGGGTGATGTCATCGTAGAGCTCGACGGGGCGCTCATCAAGGATTCCTCTGATTTGTACAGAACCCTTGACAAGTTGTCTGTCGGACAGGAGATCATGATGAAGGTGATGAGGGGCGAGAACAAGGTTGACCTGCAGCTgaccctcgacgacctcAAGGACCAGCCT
It encodes the following:
- a CDS encoding predicted protein, producing RTKALANAGSLPLGALVSPFAPAAVGAPAEEPALRRDPARCARCAAFVSPFCAVDTANGMWRCCFCGCDNSDAMFAVGAPGAAAGFPELTRVDVEYLTDAAAAAASGAGSASTPPAVVFVVDESMDDDESASLRRSLLRCVRGSDPSTRVGFLTYAAAVAAYDLSVNTGVAAAEVLPGSRSPTPEDVEDLVGDGRMYVAPLSECADAIDAIVSSLRPASGGGSVRRRPRCLGPALETAVALLRHGTTGGGGGTAGGRVVVCASGPATRGPGGVAADEDSELFDFEEKAAKEYVDELSITIAKLGVSVDILVGGREAVGALKLAPLADATGGVILLLEDFGESFFENLSAAVRRPASNGAIFTVRASAGIGCARVIGAVEALSKAAATLATAPSLPASDSASTAKEAADAFRLKSRDISQASHVHVQFVAWFPSPEGGRVARCMTRRIPVAPSMPAYLRGVDSSVAAVLAAKKTALDAQSDAVGPKEACKRVEARVLDVADVFARRDADGGSLHDPFPRELGDFAEAMYHLLRGPMLGTLAGHEDERAAMRQLFLGAGEALARSMLVPRLYVWRGGDVFEKIPPADLALRSVDALVLDHGTDVFVWVGHGVSADEERLAAARGAAAGHAATVAAGRFPVPRVRMFREGSSQARYMVSRLMPLHRDAPHEQDAMFPPVRSLSPNERKALMESFLPTDDFSFFGWMRQLGLAAPLDGSSVKLRMMSGDDTSTTASSLIL
- a CDS encoding predicted protein; the encoded protein is RKLTAEEKATIDLFNSNTPSVVYITNMQQKRDVFTLNAVEAPTGAGSGIVWDGDGHVVTNFHVINGANELRVTTQDQDVYPAKVIGFDEDKDIAVLKIDYANKLPGKDGTIKTSSHDPTLRPLPIGTSSDLLVGQRVYAIGNPFGLDHTLTTGVISGLGREIQSGNTGRPIDGIIQTDAAINPGNSGGPLLDSSGRLIGINTAIYSTSGSSSGVGFALPADMVTGIVEQIITTGRVTRPIMGITFAPDQAVEQLGLGGVLVLDAREGGPAWRAGVKATSRDSAGRLILGDVIVELDGALIKDSSDLYRTLDKLSVGQEIMMKVMRGENKVDLQLTLDDLKDQ
- a CDS encoding predicted protein — its product is MNRTYRGGSVTPDPSLFTAVMEGQWEIVREKLLALATTAAIMTAVAISVSILLLFLSLALVVVFRILVVPTTPASTRQELVFDYVPAAPTAVSSFLGAKETKALALYDNPKLITDAALTSSRVLTPGQRFDVSVSLTLPETRHNVDAGVFQVRAELLTARGEVIANATRPAMLAHTGTEVRLLRLLVSWPLHALGLVEEVRTVTLPMFEGVGERLTRPFAGVRVTVVPRAGGGPNAVPQMWRAHADLRMDMSALTRFLYHYPASSFAVMVLVTWGYLCAAALLVFAAAAAAGVVRVPTSFAGEVVRRASAADGKQRLDPFFDGMGLTTSSDDEAVSAGPTPSRLSADSEGGETTTNGGGGGGGGEGLRQRRGRDFE
- a CDS encoding predicted protein, which produces MSQPLSPRVIHDALTPAQLASLRVGGAGWEGRVEGVPAAFRLGLVVGGLGSGKSSLARVAQRAFGVKPQPTDPLQWPPDRAVVSCIGASPDASVAALQSCGLSAVPALLRPFAALSGGERTKAELALRVHAHQTVFDDFGATLSRDAASSAAAGVAKLLVKSDVVKRGLRRLFFTVFPEVGGHLGADWVLCLETNTLVIRHGAGPTLGPEIVIDDSDVDITAAPPGRQSSTDVKELKTSVIKVDDWVKKASEALAVPFDGNSVTSVHRLPWSVIERVKYPPADDSRNDAKEGETPLRILLVSGRSGSGKTMACADAFGPREDWAKGGFIESIDVRVARFLALGLDEFVRCGQHGRTVTQLCEADPSQMSTSEAYLVSLADSIGTGAVLDEFLTSLPPATRAVVARRVGAYVRRERIRGLVLLSCHGEEIARELQPDVMFSAETGVEVDVDSVDPVLTQSDTATWSPEDLIRRPTIRLTRRKIAGGDKGVKVDVKKAWWAEFSANHYLGGGGFNANCQAWVFFLGDRAVAFDSTIPQPGRSVQSIRQHRLVVMPDFQGLGIGSAVTRYDAAKIITTRRPKTDVYDDPFTQRYHSSTYHTKLGKSRDASPLWRGTNLNGTPKNMADTSKSITSGLNEFHKAKGKALAPIDRQKSSNAVKERKAIVYSHEYVGTAAERQLFLEGCGETCKEQSEKENAAFLSNRKIKGGAAPAPTPAKRQMTLGFAVAKKKIRE
- a CDS encoding predicted protein → MTANGNSRTETPSRGPLDSWLIPSICKKPRSPGQSQPRTNASPRPIAHALPLRPPDPRRVLPSSPPTPAAPKSNELTALTLKGELLVAAILAGAKRCENRSWQIAPGWYALHLGYGQPTEAEENSWRKHWRASEGANPPIPPGIGARLPSRGSIVGAICIGENTKVVSAAAARRCHGGWGDGGWAHGPRVHRIKHVVALKQPVTGVKGKLSTWSVVDESTAGEAAAKAVCDAIKEFTA